The genomic interval AGGAAGGCCTGAATTAATCCCCCCAATGAGCCTTGCTTCCGTTGCTTCTGGGGCAGACGGCATAATGGTTGAGGTGCACCACAAGCCTGAAGAGGCATTAAGCGATGGGGCACAGGCTTTATTGCCTGAAGAATTCAATACACTTGTAAAACAGGTGAGAAACCTTGTAAACTGTATGAAAGACATTAATCCATACTTTGTAAAGGAAAGAAAATGATAAAGGTTTTGCCTTCTGAAATTTCTGGAACGATAAAAATTAACCCTTCAAAATCTATTACACAGAGGGCATACGCTATTGCATCACTTTGCAATGAAAAAAGCGTAATCTTAAATCCGTCAAATAGCGACGACAGCCTTTCGTCTTTAAATATTGTAAAAGGAATGGGGAGTATTGTTGAAAGATACGAGAATTCAGTTGAAATTATAGGGCTAAAAAGAGAGGTAAAGGAAAAGTTCAACTGCAATGAGGCAGGGCTTTGTATAAGAATGTTTACCCCCATTCTTTCCCTTTTTGAAAAAGAGATTGAGATTACAGGTAAAAACAGCCTTTTAAAAAGGCCTGTTGGAATGATGGTAAAGCCTCTTGAAAGATTGGGAGTAATTCTTGAAACCAACAACGGTTACCCCCCGATTAAAATAAAAGGGAAACTTAAAGGCGGATATACAGAGGTTGACGGAAGCATTACTTCCCAGTTTCTAACAGGGCTTTTAATAGCCTTAACCCAGGTGGAAGAAAATTCTGAAATTAAGGTTAAAAACTTAACAAGCAAACCATACATTGACCTTACACTTGATTTGCTTGAAAAAACAGGTGTAACAATTGAAAACAGGAATTATGAAACATTCTTCATAAAACCAAAGAAACTAAAGCCATTGAATATTAAAGTTGAGGGAGACTTCTCATCAGCCTGCTTTATGCTTGTATCAGGGGCAATTGGGGGAAAGGTTAGAGTTGAAAACCTGAATCCAGATTCCAAACAGGCAGACAGGGAAATACTGAATATTTTACTGCAATCAGGTTGTAAAATTAAAATTGGAGAGAATTTTATAGAGACAGAACAATCCACAATTAGAAACTTTGAAATAGATGTAACAAATTGCCCTGACATTGTGCCTTCAATTATTCCCCTTGGGGCAAAGGGGGAAAAACCTTCAAAGATTTACGGAATTTCAAGGCTAAGGTTTAAAGAAAGCAACAGAGTTGAAGGGCTGATTGAAGAATTTTCAAAGATTGGAGTAAAAATTGAGGCTGACGAAAACTCAATGACAGTTTACCCATCAAACATTATTGGGGGAAAAGCAGATTCAAGAAATGACCACAGGCTTGCAATGGCTCTTGCAGTATGCGGTCTTGTGTCAAAAAATGGAGTTGAAATTGAAAACTACAAATGCGTTTCAAAGTCTTATCCTAATTTCTTTGAGGATTTAAGAAAACTTAAAGGAAAAGTAATTATAGAGGGGGGAAAATGAACCTTGAAAAAGTGAGAAAAGAGATTGACACAATTGATTTTGAGATTATTAAACTATTAAACAGGAGAATGGAATTAGCCTTAACCTCAAAAAAGTTTAAAAAAAAGGTATTTGACCCTGAAAGGGAAAAGCAGGTTCTCGCAAATGTTATCAATTACGCACACGGCGTTATCTCACCAGAATTTACCAAAAAACTTTTTTCCACCGTTTTGGAAGAGAGTAAATCCCTTCAAAGCAAGGATTACAAATTAATTGCTTTTCAGGGAGAGCACGGGGCGTATGGAGAGATTGCAGCGGGAAACTTCAATGGAAAAGGGATAGCCATTCCCATTAACACATTTGCAGATGTCTTCAATGGAGTTGAAAAGGGGTACTACGACTTTGGAGTTGTGCCTGTTGAAAATTCTTTAGGCGGTTCAATTCTTGATGTAAATGACCTTCTCGTCAAACACAATGTCTTTGTAATAAAGGAAATTCCAGTCAAAATCCAGCACAGCCTTTTAGTTCTTCCAGACACAAATTACAGGGATATTAGAGTTGTTTACTCTCACCCTCAAGCACTCTCTCAATGCAAAGACTTCCTTGAAAGACACAACTTTGAAGCAAGGCCATACTATGACACTGCAGGGGCTGCAAAAATGCTATTTGAAGAAAAACCAGACGCAACTGCGGTTATAGCAAATAAATTATGTGCAAAATTGTATCACCTTGAAGTGCTAATGGAAAATATTGAAGACCACTCTGAAAACATTACAAGGTTTTTTGCACTTTCAAACAAGCCTCAAACAAAGGGAGACAAAACATCAATTATTTTCTCTGTGAAGCACAAGGCTGGAAGTTTGTTCAATATACTTAAAATCTTTGCAGAAAACAAAATAAACCTTACAAGGATAGAATCAATGCCTGTAAGCGGTACACCTAACACCTATATGTTTTTCATTGATTTTGAGGGAAGTAGCGATGATAACCACATTAAAAAAACCCTAAATTTAGTAAAAGAAAATACAGACTTTTACAAATGGCTTGGAAGCTACAATAAGGGGGAAATAGTATGCGAATAGCAATAACGGGAATGGGGAAAATGGGGCGTTTTTTAGCAGAAATTTTAAAAAAACACAATCTCTTTCTATACGACATTAATCCAGAAAAGTTGAAAAACATTAACATTGAAAATGCAGTTATTTCAAACAACCTTGAAGAGATTACTGAATTTAACCCTCATATTGTAATAAACGCAGTCAACCTTAAAAATACAATCCCTGTTTTTAAAGAGTTAGAGGAATTTATATCCCCTAAAACAATAATTGGGGATATTGCCTCTGTTAAAGGAGACATAATTGATTATTACAAAAGCGCAAAAAATCCATTTTTCTCAATTCACCCTATGTTTGGCCCAACCTTTGCAAACTTGAACAAGGTAAAGGGGGAATGCGTTGTAATTATGGAAGAATCAGACCACTTAGCAAAAGAGTTTTTTACAGAACTTTTTGAAGACTTAGGCTTAAAGATTTACCACTTCTCACTTGAAGAGCACGACAGAACAATGGCTTACTCTCTCACCCTTCCCTTTGTTGCAACCTTTATTTTTGCAGGCTGCATTGACATAAAAACAGTGCCAGGCACAACATTTAAAAAACACCTTGAAATAGCAAATGGGCTTTTAAGCGAAGACAACTTCCTTTTAAGCGAAATACTCTTTAACAAACACTCGGTTAAGGAGATTAATAAAGTGCAGTCTCAATTAGAGTATTTGAAACACATTATAAATCAAAAAGACAGCGAAACAGCCTTTGATTACCTTGACAGTTTAAGAAAAAATATAGAGGTATAAAATGGTTGAATTTGCAAATAAAATAAATTTAATACCAGAGTATGTGCCGGGAAAATCAATTGAGAATATATCGGGAAAGTGGGGAATCAAGCCTGAAAAAATTGTTAAGTTAGCATCAAACGAAAACCCCCTTGGGCCACCTGAAGAGGTTGTAAATTTTCTTGAAAAGGAAGTAAAAAATGTAAATATTTACCCAGATAGAATTGGGATAAGCCTTTTAAAAAAACTATCAGAGTATTACAGCATTTCTGTTGAAAACCTTTTTATCGGCAACGGCTCAAGCGAAATTGTTGATATGCTTTGCCGCATTATGCTAAATCCGGGGGATTCCGGATTAACCTATGAAAAGGAATTTGCACTATACAAAACCTGCATAAAAGCAAGCGACGGAGAATTAATAGAAATTCCACTTGAAGAAAATTTCAAAAGAAATGTTGAAGCAATACCTAAAAATGTTAACGAAAACACAAAGGTAATTTTTATAGCAAATCCAAATAATCCGACAGGGGATTTTATTGAAAAAGATAACCTTGTTGAAACTATTGAGAAAATCCCTGAAAATGTTTTAACGGTTGTTGACGAGGCTTACATTGAATACATTGGGGAAGAAAACTCGCTTCTCAATTACTTTAAAGAAAGTGGAAGGGAAAACCTTGTAATTTTAAGAACCTTTTCAAAGATTTACGGGCTTGCAGGATTGAGGGTCGGTTACTGCTTTGCAGATAAAAATATAATTAATGCTTTAAGGAAGATTAAGCTTCCGGTTAATGTTCCTTACCTTTCTCAAAAGGGGTGTGAGATAGCATTAGATTGCGAAAACTTTAAAGAAAAATCAAGAAGACTTGTTGAAGAGGAAAAGTTAAGAATTTTCGAAATTTTTAAACAAAACAATATAGAGTATATTGAGGCAAAGGGAAACTTTTACCTTGTAAAAGACAATAATGCAAGCAAAACAGTTGAAAAACTTGAATCAAAAGGTGTGGTGGTAAGAAGTCTGAAACCTTACAGCATTGACAATTATTTCAGAGTAACTGTGGGAACAGAAAGACAAAACAATATTTTTCTTGAAGAGTTTTTAAAAACAAGGGGAAAAAATTAGAATGGAAATTCCTTAATTTTTTCTTCAACCAATTTTTTAATGGTTTCTCTATCTTCTTCTGGTAGGTCTAAAAACTGACAACCTACTATAGCTTTATTAACCTCTTCATCTTTTCTAACATACCTTACAGAAAGGGAAACAAGAGAATTTATTATAATCTTATCTTTGGTTTTTATGGAAGAAAGAAAAATTAAATCATCCTTTTTAAAGTCATCCCCTTTTTTAAGTGGAAGAAAAAAACTTAATCCCCCCTCACTTAAAGAAAGAAGCCTTGGCTTTAAAACAGATTTTCCCTGAATTTCAACAAAGTAATCTTCATCTAAAGAAAAATAGACTCGCTTATGCTTTCTTTTCTCTTCCATTATTTTATCCTTACAAAAGGGTTATTCTCCTTTTCAAAGCCTATTGTTGTTGTCTCCCCATGCCCTGAAAAAACAATTGTGTTGTCAGGAAGAGTATAGAGCTTGGTTAAAATAGAGTTTTTCAAAGTCTCAAAATCTCCCCCGGGTAAATCTGTCCTTCCTATTGAAAGCTTAAAAAGGGTGTCACCTGTAAAAACAACAGAATACTTCTCTGAATAAAGGGAAATCCCGCCGGGAGTGTGGCCAGGTGTATCAAAAACCTGTAATTTTGCATCTCCAATTTCAAGAAAATCTCCCTCTTTATAGAAAAGAGGATTTTCAGGCGGTTCTTTGACCTTTAACACTGAGGCAAACATATCCCTTGGTGCATGTTCAACATACTTTAAATCTTTTTCATTTATATACCAAGGAGCCCCTGTTAAATCAACAATATCTCTTAATCCGGCAATATGGTCTATGTGGCCGTGAGTCAAAGCAATCCACTTTACTTTAAACCCCTCTTTTAAGTAATTCTCAAGTTCAGAAGAAATTCCAGGTGCGTCAATTAAAGCTAATTCCTTATTTTCCCTATCTATTAAAACATGATTGTTAACAAAAAAAGCGTTGACAACATAGGTTTCAATTTCAATCATTTAAATACCCCCTTAACTCCTTAGGTAATTTTACCATTTTCCCACAATTGCCACAAACAACTTTATATAAAGTAAATCTGTATGGAATTAAGAGAAAAAAACCTTTGTGAACAACTTTAATAACTTCTTGAGCATTTATTACTGCACCACAGTTTGGACATGTGAAGGGAGGTAAAGCAGTATCTATAATCTTATTATCTGTTTTGTGGAAGAATAAAAAAAACATTTATTCCTCCTTTTTTAAGGTATTGCCCTTTAAAATCTTTATTCCCACTCTTTTAAATTTGACAATAACCTTGCTACCCCCATCAAGCACATTCATTACCGTTCCCTCTCCATATCTTGAATGGATTACTGTATCTCCCTTTGATAATTTATTTTCACCTTCAGAATCGTCAATTATCTTTTCTTTTGAAGAGTAAGAAGCAGAAGAGTAATCGGGGCTTGAAAATG from Thermotomaculum hydrothermale carries:
- a CDS encoding prephenate dehydrogenase/arogenate dehydrogenase family protein codes for the protein MRIAITGMGKMGRFLAEILKKHNLFLYDINPEKLKNINIENAVISNNLEEITEFNPHIVINAVNLKNTIPVFKELEEFISPKTIIGDIASVKGDIIDYYKSAKNPFFSIHPMFGPTFANLNKVKGECVVIMEESDHLAKEFFTELFEDLGLKIYHFSLEEHDRTMAYSLTLPFVATFIFAGCIDIKTVPGTTFKKHLEIANGLLSEDNFLLSEILFNKHSVKEINKVQSQLEYLKHIINQKDSETAFDYLDSLRKNIEV
- the aroA gene encoding 3-phosphoshikimate 1-carboxyvinyltransferase produces the protein MIKVLPSEISGTIKINPSKSITQRAYAIASLCNEKSVILNPSNSDDSLSSLNIVKGMGSIVERYENSVEIIGLKREVKEKFNCNEAGLCIRMFTPILSLFEKEIEITGKNSLLKRPVGMMVKPLERLGVILETNNGYPPIKIKGKLKGGYTEVDGSITSQFLTGLLIALTQVEENSEIKVKNLTSKPYIDLTLDLLEKTGVTIENRNYETFFIKPKKLKPLNIKVEGDFSSACFMLVSGAIGGKVRVENLNPDSKQADREILNILLQSGCKIKIGENFIETEQSTIRNFEIDVTNCPDIVPSIIPLGAKGEKPSKIYGISRLRFKESNRVEGLIEEFSKIGVKIEADENSMTVYPSNIIGGKADSRNDHRLAMALAVCGLVSKNGVEIENYKCVSKSYPNFFEDLRKLKGKVIIEGGK
- a CDS encoding PilZ domain-containing protein, translated to MEEKRKHKRVYFSLDEDYFVEIQGKSVLKPRLLSLSEGGLSFFLPLKKGDDFKKDDLIFLSSIKTKDKIIINSLVSLSVRYVRKDEEVNKAIVGCQFLDLPEEDRETIKKLVEEKIKEFPF
- the hisC gene encoding histidinol-phosphate transaminase; translated protein: MVEFANKINLIPEYVPGKSIENISGKWGIKPEKIVKLASNENPLGPPEEVVNFLEKEVKNVNIYPDRIGISLLKKLSEYYSISVENLFIGNGSSEIVDMLCRIMLNPGDSGLTYEKEFALYKTCIKASDGELIEIPLEENFKRNVEAIPKNVNENTKVIFIANPNNPTGDFIEKDNLVETIEKIPENVLTVVDEAYIEYIGEENSLLNYFKESGRENLVILRTFSKIYGLAGLRVGYCFADKNIINALRKIKLPVNVPYLSQKGCEIALDCENFKEKSRRLVEEEKLRIFEIFKQNNIEYIEAKGNFYLVKDNNASKTVEKLESKGVVVRSLKPYSIDNYFRVTVGTERQNNIFLEEFLKTRGKN
- the pheA gene encoding prephenate dehydratase, coding for MNLEKVRKEIDTIDFEIIKLLNRRMELALTSKKFKKKVFDPEREKQVLANVINYAHGVISPEFTKKLFSTVLEESKSLQSKDYKLIAFQGEHGAYGEIAAGNFNGKGIAIPINTFADVFNGVEKGYYDFGVVPVENSLGGSILDVNDLLVKHNVFVIKEIPVKIQHSLLVLPDTNYRDIRVVYSHPQALSQCKDFLERHNFEARPYYDTAGAAKMLFEEKPDATAVIANKLCAKLYHLEVLMENIEDHSENITRFFALSNKPQTKGDKTSIIFSVKHKAGSLFNILKIFAENKINLTRIESMPVSGTPNTYMFFIDFEGSSDDNHIKKTLNLVKENTDFYKWLGSYNKGEIVCE
- a CDS encoding MBL fold metallo-hydrolase codes for the protein MIEIETYVVNAFFVNNHVLIDRENKELALIDAPGISSELENYLKEGFKVKWIALTHGHIDHIAGLRDIVDLTGAPWYINEKDLKYVEHAPRDMFASVLKVKEPPENPLFYKEGDFLEIGDAKLQVFDTPGHTPGGISLYSEKYSVVFTGDTLFKLSIGRTDLPGGDFETLKNSILTKLYTLPDNTIVFSGHGETTTIGFEKENNPFVRIK